The Juglans microcarpa x Juglans regia isolate MS1-56 chromosome 8S, Jm3101_v1.0, whole genome shotgun sequence genome has a window encoding:
- the LOC121245117 gene encoding uncharacterized protein LOC121245117, with protein MRPNWELKNCCNHEQVLFLITVSVCTVVILALWRTILLKPFKLVTVFIHEASHAIACKLTCGHVEGIKVNVDEGGTTQTRGGIYWLILPAGYLGSSFWGMVLILASTNLLTARIAAGCFLAALLVVLFVAKNWTLRGLCIGFILFLGVIWVLQETTTVHILRYIILFIGVMNSLFSVYDIYDDLISRRVHCSDAEKFAEVCPCPCNGVGWGVIWGLISFVFLCGAMYLGLVILS; from the exons ATGAGGCCCAATTGGGAGCTCAAGAACTGCTGCAACCATGAACAAGTGCTGTTTCTTATTACAGTCTCTGTCTGCACTGTTGTTATTCTCGCG TTGTGGAGAACAATATTGCTGAAACCATTCAAGCTTGTCACTGTATTTATTCACGAGGCGAGTCATGCTATTGCTTGTAAACTCACATGCGGACAT GTGGAGGGGATCAAGGTTAACGTAGATGAAGGTGGAACCACACAGACCCGTGGTGGAATTTACTGGTTGATCTTGCCGGCTGGAT ATCTTGGTTCTTCTTTCTGGGGTATGGTCTTAATTCTTGCATCCACAAATCTTCTTACTGCAAGAATAGCTGCAGGATGTTTTCTTGCAGCACTACTTGTTGTACTCTTTGTAGCTAAAAAT TGGACACTTCGAGGACTATGTATTG gttttattcttttccttGGTGTAATTTGGGTTCTGCAAGAAACAACAACAGTTCATATACTTCGGTACATAATTCTGTTCATTG GTGTAATGAACAGCTTGTTTTCAGTTTATG ATATTTATGATGATCTAATATCCCGTAGAGTGCACTGTAGTGATGCCGAAAAATTTGCTGAAGTGTGTCCTTGCCCTTGTAATGGTGTCGGATGGGGCGTTATTTG GGGATTAATATCGTTTGTGTTCCTTTGTGGAGCCATGTACCTTGGTCTTGTGATTTTGTCTTGA
- the LOC121245116 gene encoding uncharacterized protein LOC121245116: MCSETSPPRLSFSHDLDQAEVVPIEHTVNRRDSSLLDPDSEFEFSISCSFEHESCSADEIFSNGVLLPFQVKDKVLVSPKEIRTSSCEPRPSARLPPLPCENSSKKQSVKELLLGNSDNLEKKQALKSFWGFRRSTSLNSDCKRSMLFSLPLLSRSNSIGSVSNPKRTTSKDVHKHNSQKQGSISMPRFSSSSPASAILQQKPPLKKNYGGSFNGTARISPVLNIVPPSYISKRTENLFGLGSFLRDRKDKRSKK; this comes from the coding sequence ATGTGCTCAGAAACAAGTCCTCCTAGACTATCTTTCTCCCATGATCTTGACCAAGCAGAAGTTGTGCCAATAGAACACACCGTGAATCGAAGAGACTCGTCCCTTTTGGACCCAGATTCTGAATTTGAGTTCAGCATTAGCTGCAGCTTTGAGCATGAATCTTGTTCAGCAGACGAGATTTTCTCCAATGGGGTTCTTCTTCCATTCCAAGTTAAAGACAAGGTTCTTGTTTCCCCAAAAGAAATCCGTACTAGTTCATGTGAACCTCGGCCTAGTGCTCgacttcctcctcttccttgtGAGAACTCATCAAAGAAACAAAGTGTGAAAGAATTGTTGCTTGGAAACTCAGATAATTTAGAGAAAAAGCAAGCACTCAAGTCTTTCTGGGGCTTCAGGAGAAGCACTAGTCTCAACTCTGACTGCAAGAGAAGCATGTTATTCTCTTTACCACTTTTGTCAAGAAGCAATTCAATAGGTTCAGTCTCAAATCCAAAGAGAACAACATCAAAGGATGTTCACAAGCACAACTCACAGAAACAAGGGTCTATTtccatgccaaggttttcatcttcttcacctGCTTCTGCAATATTGCAGCAGAAGCCTCCACTGAAGAAGAATTATGGTGGATCTTTTAATGGTACTGCTCGGATCAGTCCTGTATTGAATATTGTACCACCTTCTTACATCTCTAAAAGAACTGAAAATCTCTTTGGTTTGGGTTCTTTTTTACGTGACAGGAAAGATAAAAGGAGCAAGAAGTGA